TATATTGGAACCATTTTTCCAAATTCTTCGCCGCTTTACAGTCCACTTGGAAACAGTCTGAGGAGCGTCGTTTTAAGATACAAGAAGCAGTTTCTTGTTGGTAAACATTGTTAGCTACAGCACAAGTCTGAGCATAGGCTTTCTGGTTTGAATCACAAATTAAGTAGCGGGTGCAGTTTGTAGGATCTGTAAGgaatgtattttaaaacacaatCAGCTatctttcaattaaaaaatccTTTCCAACTGTGCATCAGACCTGGATAATATCCTGCCTCTTCAGGGCATAAGTCATCCTTTCCTGTACAATCATCCCCCGCTGGCAATTTATCCGTACATTCGCCCTTTCCAGTGCAGTAAGGTTTTAAAGGATTAACATCCTTGCAGCGATACTGAGCTAGTCGAAAATTATCGTAGCTGCAGATGTCCACCGTCAAGCAATCCTTACACCTTTGCCTTTCTGTATTCTCCTCACATTTTTCTAGTATGTTATGTTTTGACTTCACGGGGCCAAGCCCAGTAAAAGCCTAAAAAGAGTAACATAAAAAACCTACATTTggataaaacacacaaacaaactataaCAAATTTACTAGACCTCCACTTGCACTACGGCGACAATGACTACCACCACGAACGCCAAATTCTTCATTGTAGTTTCGTCTTACTCCGCCAACGCTGTTAAACTACCATCGTAGTACAAGATCATATGTATTTaaatggtttttctttcgcattGTCACTTCTTTATCTCACTTATGATACTAGTACGCCACATAGATAATGCAGATAAACACATCTGGATGTAAGTGAAATGAAGCTATAAACAGGCAATATATTTTAAACCTTGCAAAACATATCACCACATGTCAAGTGGTATTCTAGTAGCTTAAATACACACACTGTTAATTTATGTTCCTGTATACTACAAAAATATTGCTTTCTTGCAGAATCATTAAGCATAATCGTATTAGAAATTAAACACCATCACACAAGCCAAACGCCTTTACCTGTGAGAAAACTGGTTTGGTGACGCTGGCAATGCTTTCGTCATAACGACATACAACGACAAGacatatctttttatttttattgtttaattttcatttttattgttttaattttctattgaTTCTAATACATTTTGTGCGACTATTTTAACAAATGACACCAAACTTGCAAGTACAACGAAGATCAATTGGTTGTTGAATAAATCGCATCAAGGAATCATCGCTTCCAGAGCACTGGATTCACTaaatacactgcgtcccaaaatgatagcctcacctagttttttctgtgcagggccaataccgagcatataaatttttccaaaaaattcacaaatatttgtaagtataaaacgactactttgcataaatattgttgaagaaaacgagAGAACAATCCCTTTAGTACCAAGAAACCAAAATCagtggtgtcccaaaatgatagcctcacttaggattttgattaaattatcaacaaaaatagcatgAATGGATTCAAAAGTCATGATTTAATAATCAGTGGGTCTCCCATTACGATTTATTGCTTGGAAAATTCTTGATGGCATGATCtccgataatttttctaacgtatTTACTGATAAGGAACGCCAAGCATTTCGGATAGCAAGTTTAAGGTCCTTTAGGGTCTCGTAatgtctcccatcttcataaatctcttgaactagccttccacaaacattcTCTTTTGGATTAAGGTCTGGGGAAACGGCTGGCTAAGACATTGTTTCGATACTAGATCGTGCATGGTGAGTTCTTGTTGTCTTGCTTGCGTGCACGGCAGCATTTTCTTGCTCAAAAATGAGCTGTTgagtgttgtgattttccagataaggctttaaatgattgtgcaggatgtcgataaacatatcgctgtTCATACGTGTTGGGATAATGGCCAATTCACTTCTACTAAGACCGCTGAACGCAGCCCAAATCATGACTgattcaccttcaaaattgcgacGGTAGAAAAATCGTGCTTTCGTCTCAAATCTCGCCGGTAATGGATGTAACCATATGATCCAtcaatatttaactttttttcatcaatataatccacctaacatgaattaatattttaaaatttgaacaagacTACAAAGCGACTACTTACGTTTCTCCACTcattcttccatgtcatatgttctgtagcaaactccaatctagcgactttttggtgaagtttgagggcagaaactttcttcatggactctcttacaatatcagaacatgaattcaaagctcgcaacacagcatttttgtgcacattaaaccagaaatcgttttttgtcctaCGGCAACCTTTGGTTGCATTGAAAGCAACAAGTCGACAAGTGACAGTTATGAAAAactgggtgaggctatcattttgggacgcagtgtagcAATAGGACGAATATGTATTACACATAatgagtttaaaaaatgcaaattcgGCTATAAtatcaaatgaaataaattggaaATTTGACACAAGTGTTCTATTCAAATTTCTTATTGCTCGTGGTATGAGTTAGAATTGAAATTTGGATATATCTTTTCTTGTACGAAATTCAATGTAACACGGTTTCTAGAGTACAGGCACTGAACTTCATACAAAAACATCCTCGCTTGATTTCTATCACATTTTTTTGGATGGAGTTGAGGGCCTGTTAGGCGACGTCGCATGACGCAACAGTGCAGTCTAGAAACCGTGTAAGATTGAACCATTCTAGGCATTGTGAACAAATGCTATCAAACAAGCCTGAATTTGACACAGCGTAAATAAGTAAAAGAAGGGTGCCCATggtgcagcggtagcgcgaggaaacaccacgggATGTCGTGATGTTACATTCCTATGAAATAGCATACATAATGTTCTAAGATGTATGCATAACTTCTGGGATAGATTATGTTTGTATTTTCATTCTATACgcatttttaatgtaaaaacgtCCGTCATGTTgtagaaaatcaattttatttaaataatttgagTTTGACATATTTCGTAACCATCAACATTCAACATTGGAGAGGCACTCGACTGATGATGCTTTCCGTTGAATTAACTTACTATTAGCGTTATATTTTGACAAAAGTTAGTCGTTGGTTCGCTTGTAAGAAAATCGCATCTTTAAAAATATGGGTGTTTCATGTTCAAAAACATATCCATTGAATGGAGTACCAACCGCaacatttctttttgaaaatgaaactgagttaatttttgtttgtttgccataAGCAATGTTCAATTCGTatggattgattttatttctttttttagcCACATTTCAACGAAGCTTTATTAAAGGTTAGACTACCAGGGCAAGATTGTTCAAAAAATTGAagctgaaaatataaaaatctaGTTTATTAAAAGGCACGTGGGCCCTGGTAAAGTTTTGCTCACCTTTCCATTTGTTGTCGGGAGGCATAAGTAGTACAGCTTTGTCTCGGTTGGATGTGGAAAAGACCCTTCTTTTACACAGGAGAACTCGCATTGCTTCTTGGATTCgttgaaaatgtaatttattccGGAACACTCAAAAATCATTGGACCGTATGTGCCGCAATAAATGCTGAGTTTAGGATCTGGTTTATATGCGGTCcatgtattttgttttcccgcgGCGAAGCAATTGATTTCGAAGCAGTCAGCCGGAGATCGGCGTAAGGACCATGTTTGTGAAGAATAGTTGAAGACATATCCCGATGATGGAGCACTAGTTTTTGAAGCGTAATATTCATCATTGCAATACAACGCATTTGCACAATTGGCCGGATCTGAAAAGCATAATTGCGACAATACTTAAATTATAGTAATGGTTGTGTTGTGAACTTAACTCCCGTAGTTTTCCCAGAGAATTTACCTGGGTAATATTTTGATGTCGATGGACATAGGTCGCTTTGTATTTGACAACTATCATCAATTGTACTGGAACAAACACCTGCTTTAGTGCAGTAAGGACGCGTTGGATCTGTCGAAGCACAATCATATCCACCTACAGTCTGGTTCTGATAGTTGCAAATCTGtaattaacattttcaaccatGTTAGGAATGCGCATTATATTGTCCGAAACTTCTTATTGCAAAGTATGCTCACCATAACACTAGTGCAGCTTCCACAGTCGATACGCAATCCACGACAACTGTTGGTAGATTTGGTTTCCACCGAATCTAAAACGGGAATCGTAGTCCTCTTTCGCGGGATGCTTATTGGTAAATCCGACGGAAGAATCTTAAAACAGTCATCATACCTTTAACTAAGACATCAATTTTAAAAGAGATCTTTACTTACAACGCCACAAACTATCGCAAACAGTGAAGCCACCGaaattaaaagtagtttcgACATTTTCTTGCAGATGGTACCTAGGACACCACTCTTTTCATCTACAATTGGTTCTGCTACCCAAACTTTACTCTGCCGTCTATTTTATAAAGTCTTGCAGACGCATTGCAATTTCAGATAAGACAAGCCGAGCTTCTGGCAAAGTCTGTTAGGTTTGCTAGATAAgataatttcaaaattataaattatatCCCGTAGCACATCCAAATTATGCAATTAGACAAACTGTGAACACAAATGAGGAATGTTTTGGGCAAGGACGTTTatgatgtaaaaaaaaacatttctttaaagagatatttttcaatacaaGGGTTAATATAATGCATGGACCTACTACTAGCCAACTTTAAATATTGTCTGAATTGTGGTATTCTAAATTGTATGCATAGGACAACGAACTACACAACACTGCTTTTAAGACATTGTGAAAGTCATGTTCGAGAGGAGGATGCACAGACACAGATCTGAGCAGGTATAGTCCTTAAACTGTGGCTCTGGACGGAGCAAGCATCAGAgacttaacacgttaagcgctacgtcggccccGTGGGGACCGACAGAACCCGTTAGataggccggcgtttctacgaattgCTGGCAGAACGGAATGCAGTGCAATTTGggcatagcgcttaacgtgttaactaAGAAATTAGAGTTTACATTGCTCCGAAATTGAATTAGTGAAAGCAAATTCTGATGGATATCAAGACCGTTCAGACATTTCGTACCGTTTATATGATAACTtaggaaaaatataataataataatataatcaAGGTTGAAGGTTGTGAATGGCAAAGAATCCGACGCCGCTTAAAGGCTGCATATGCTCTCTTACCCAACTCCTATTCTGGTACGTCCAAGTCATACAGACCGTGTACCTATATTGTGGTGGATAAACCGAATCCATAACTCGTGGTCACCCACTGTTCATCATCTACGAATAGTGCGTAAAACCACTTTATGTCATCGTGTAGCCGGAACTTAGATGAAAACTAGGGAAAACAGATATTTTAGTTCACTAGATACGCGACGGGTATTACGACCACGTCCGGTCAGTGTCCGCAGAATAGTCCTCCTCTCTATTCGgcatcgatttattttgtaCTGTTTCTTAAAGCTAGTTTACAGGTAGTTGGATAAGTGTTGGTTTTGAGGCTGACCTAGtttacaaaatttgtttatcgGTTCTATAAATGCTGGTTAGATATTTTTGGTGTTTTCAATCATGGTtaggttcttcttcttcttcaatggcccgctcgcagttgagcacgtcgtgctgacatggcctggtcaccaatcgttctccaggtagctcggtccatggctgcagccctccaaccccggtcgcatccgatgtctcgcaggttctgctccacttggtccatccaccgagctcgctgagctcctcgtcgtctcgtgccgggcgggtcgctggtgagcaccttcttggtggggcatgagtccggcatcctcatgacatgccccaaccaacgaatcctgccggccttcgccaccgtcaggatgtccggctcgccatacagctcagctaactcgtggttcgttcttctcctccacacgccctgctcgtacacaccgccaaagatagaccggagcacgcgcctctcgaagactgcgagggcgttggcgtcctccgtgagcagagtccaggattcatgcccatagagaacgaccggtcttatcagcgtgcggtatatgacacatttcgtgtgcgggagaagccatctggaccgcaggagtttgtggagtccatagtaggcacgattcccctgaacaatgcgcctccggatttcacagctcacgttgttgtccggagttacgacagtgccgaggtagcaaaactcctctactacctcaagttcgtcgccgtccactgatacactgctccccagcctggctctgtcactgtcagagcctccgacgagcaggtactttgttttcgtcgcattgatcattagtccaatccttgcggcctcgcgtttcagtcgggtgtacgcctcgcacaccgtcctagtgttccgcccgatgatgtcgatgtcatccgcgaagccgaggaattggagagagcgggtgaaaatcgtgccacggatgtcgaagcccgcgcttctcatgacaccttccagagcgatgttgaatagaaggcaggagagtccatcaccttgcctcagcTCATGGTTAGGTTATTGACGTCGATTGCGCAAACCTATCTGcctgtttcataacatccggccAGCCGTGGGTCATGTTTACTTGGCTCAAATGCCCAAGCCCGCCGGTGCCCTGTTTTTCATACACCGGTTTGCCATGAGTCATATTACTTAGGTGCAATGCTCGCGCACAATCGTGTCGCAACTTGTTTACGGGTATCGCATCGCTAGGTGCGTCGGTCTATCAATTTGCCTAGATTGCAGTTTTGGGGGTTTTGCTGTTGGTTCTGAGTTGAGGTTTTATcgaaatgggttttgtttgttttgaggcGGGATCTTGTTGTTTTCGAGGCTTAGGTTATGCACtaaatttgtttatgaaaCGGAGAGTTCATTGTGCTCCAGGCTGAACAAAAACACGGTACTTCTGTGGTGTTGGATTTTAAGCTGTACAGCATTGGCATGCTACAACATTTAACCCCGCCCACACAACACaaagtcgtattaagttgaataaattgaatctcatattagtatatttcgaatcggaatcgcattatgcatagacaatgtacgagcaatgtatattctttgttgcatatgatgccgattaagaatgttatacgattttctttatgcgtACGTATAGATATACGAGCAATGTACAtctgatgtatatcgtaagtcgtatatgatgccgagttagaaaatatacgactaaacatatacattttaaacaatgtacggttaacgcctccacttttgtacgtataggcattatttttgcatcatttacgattcaatcatattgcatagaagtatgattatttcaagttgatattcgatttacatgcatatgtgttgtgtgggtagtAACGATCAAGCCCCTACCGTAGACAAAGATGAAGAGGAGAAACTCTATGGAGCTACGAAGCTATCGTAGCTATGAGGTCGTAGATTCGAGCTAAGCGCTATCTGCATATTTGTACTGTTAGCCCTTGTTAAGACGGCACTGAGATGATATTGTTTCTAGATAAGAGGATTTGTCACGTGTCCGATGCATCGTAACGCGTTTCTCGCCGGTAAACTATTTAAGTGGATCGTTTAGATTCACATCAACTCTTATTTCGAAATGCAGTTTGCTTTGCTACTGTCGGTGATATGTCTGATTGGTGAAAAAAGCTATGCTCAagtggcagaaaaaaaaagtgtggcTCTCAACAGCAGAGCGTTTGTTAGGCAAAACTGTGATGGAATTAAAAACTTTATATGTGATTCATGTACATCTCGGAAACCATGTTTTGGTGTACAAGAAATCGACGTTTCCATACCATGTGGAAGCGATGCATACTGCACCGCATTAACTGCAGGGGATCGATGTGGACCAATACCTTCCGATGAGTGTCGCGCATCAACAGCAAGCCAACCATTCACATGCTCATCGTCAGGAGTTTTCCCAGGTCTGCGTATTAACTCTGGTACAATGGGAATTTATATAAAGTCAACAAAAACTACATTTTCAGATCCCAACAATTGCAATGTTTATCATGTGTGTCTTGCCGTCAACAGTATTTCTAACGTGTACAGATGCGCTCCTGGATACGTGTTCGATATAACGACTTTTGCATGCTTGCGCCAACTCTCATCGACAGCTTGTGTCACAGTTCGGTGTGTTGTTGGAAGTCCTGCTTATGTATTGTATGGCACCAGTCGTCGATATTATGCCATATGCGACGGACAAAATTTACCAGCTCAAGTATACCGATGTCCGAACGgagctctttttacgttcttttcaGCTTCCTTACCTTATGGTGAATGTGTTTACTCTTGTACGGGCCAAGGAAACTACCCGAATAGTAACAATCCAAACTCCTACTTTCAGTGTTACATTTCGAACGGACGTCTTGTTTACACAGAAGTAGATTGTCCTACAAACACCGTTTTCAATTCAACGTTAAGGTATTGTATTTTATCGACACAATGACGGTGTTGTGTTTTCTCAACGCAATCAATAAAAACCATATTTTCGTACATTATATAAAGTGTACAATAGCAtggaaaatttttgttttaaaacacatttaacaTAATTGTAGTCGGTTGAACATAGGCTAAAACTTGTGTACTATGTACTATCATATCGCATCACTAAGTGAAAGAGGTAAGATTGAGATAAAGTCATTatggttaaaataaaaataaaaaaaaaattaaaaaaaataaattcattcatatcatttttattgttttataaaatgtgtttattatttattaggTCCATCGGACATTGTTTGTCTACATGAACACTTATGAACTATATTACAAAATTAGGAAAAACGCGAACGCAGAGAGTCACATAAAGAGGTCCTCATTGCCGCAGCCGAAATTTGTACGAAAATGCCTTACACTTAGAAACTGTTGAGGCCGAAGACTTCTGGCGTCGAAAAATGTATTTCACTCAACAAGTTGGGAGCGTCAAGTTGGTTATTAATAAGTCCTGCTATAAATACTGAGCTGTCTTACGCCGCGTTGCCAACTGTTGTAGGTCGAGTAGCAGGCACCTAGCCTCGTACGAAGGGAGGGTATCCCCTGCCCCCCAAGGCCGCAACCTAATGGCATAACGTGTTGCTTTTTTCTGAATGGTCTCAATCCCCTGAGATCGGATGGCAGCAGAAGGACACCATACAACACTAGCATATTCTAGTACCGAACGCACAATCGAACAATACAAAGATTTAATAGTAAGTGTCCGCAATGTCCAGGTAAATTGCGTCAACCTGTGTGCCGGAGTCCAGGCTACGCTTATACTACAAGTTGGCGAATTCGACGCTTTCACAAGATGAAGTTCGTGGTAGTCGATCGCCTTGGAACGAACCCGTGCTGAGTTGGACTGATATAGCTAGAAGTATGATGAGACTGATATAGCTGATATAGCTCTCATAATGGCATCACAATTATTTACACTTTgataaaaaacattttcaacgatTTTCTTGTATAAAATAAAGGCATGATGTTTGAAGCAAGTTGAAGACGAGATTAGCATATGCATGAAGTATTGTCACGGAAGAATTATTTCAACAAATGTTTGATGAATCATTCAGACATTCAATATAACCGCAGATAAACTCGAACTCTTTCATAAATGCAGCGACGGACATCAGCGAGAATAGTGAAGATCGAAATGGTACTCTGTGCAGTTgtcctttttattttgatagCCACTGGGTTTACCTCGGCACCTGCTCAGGTACTACAAGAGTCTGGAGCGAGTGTTGTTGGCTTTGATGTAGGGGTTCTTTTAAACGAAACAGTTCCTAATACAAGGGCGAGAAGAGCATCTGGCGTGTGCGATGGAACAAAGCAGATCGTTTGCGACAGTTGCACCACACTTCGGGTGTGTTTAGGTCCAAGTCAAACAGTGCTTTGCCCAACGGATCAGCCCTACTGCATCCATGGCACAACATCCGATAGTTGTTCGAATGTACCCATTGCGGACATATGCGACGAAGACATGCAAAATTCGGCCGTGATTTGCTCAGCTGTAGGAAAGTTTCCAGGTTTGTAGAAAAGTACTTTTTGATTTCATGGCACTAACTAAAATCTGATTTTGCTAattctttttcatcttttttttggtttatgcCAAACAATCAGATGCCAGTAATTGCCATATTTATCACATTTGTGCTAACGTCGGAGATACATCGTCCGTATACGCGTGTCCCGTTGGATACGTCTTCAATGAAGCAGTCCAGTTGTGCGCCAAAGAAAATGTATTCTCGCGCTGCATTACTCTACAATGTAGTGCAAACTTCGTAGGCAATGTGCGATACGGCCTTTCGAAGCGTTACTTCGGTTTCTGTGCTGGTTCTGGACAAAAACCCATCGTGTTTCAGTGCCCGATAGGAGCCACCTTCAATTTCATTACTGGATCTACGTTTGGCGAGTGCGTCTACAGATGCCCCCGTCCGGGAAATTTTCCGAACAGCAACGATCCAGCAACTTATTTCCAGTGTTTCTGGTTTAATCGACGATTACTATTTAACTTGGTGCGTTGTGTTGGTGGAAAGAATTATAATCCAACACTAGGATATTGTGGCTAAATGGCTAGGCGAATGGCTTGCAGTGGTATCCTTTGAGTTTACTTTGCAATAATAAATCTGTTTCTTTCGAAAATATTTAATAGCGTTGAAAACAGTATGTGGCACAAAgtaaattttccttttatatttattagAACCAAAGATGATGAATATACCACTACACTATTATCCTCggaagatatttttaaatgctgTTCTATATTTGTAAATGCTCTTGCTGCTTCATAACTAAAACTGTAATTGTGCTAGGTATCGGAAAAAAACCAGGGTTAATTAAACGCACCGATTTCGACCTCAGAGAATAATAGGTTGGCCACCGTCTTTTACGCAGGAACAGGTGTAAAAGGTTACATTTAGTCGGTAAATTTGTCGGAAAGATCAGATTACAGGATTTTTCTATGGATAGCGTAAGCATCATTAAGCAAGTTGAATATACCTTTAAACACCGAAATTTAATTGGTGCTTAATAAACCGTTAAACCCATCAGGGCATCGTTAAACCTCGGTGTCAAATCGATaaacttggaaaaatgtttttttttattttaatctatTTGGATTacgtataaaaaaaatcaaataaacagtttagcatttttttatgaCGGTTAAAGATACCCAATAGATGTTATCAAATCGATACCGGAATTTAGCGATGCCCTGCTGCATGTAACTGTACCGCTTATGTATCTAGCAATCCGTGATTATTTTTCCTGATACCCAACACAATAACCTTGAGGCGACCTTGGTGCACAAGCACCTTAATAAAGCAAGTAACCTCGGGCAACTTAGCTACTAACTGTACTAAAACGAAAGGACTCGCTCTAGCGCGTTAGAGCGAGTTCACCAGAGCGCTCCCGAGGACACCGATCGGGCGTCCAGTTTTTCTTTAACGTGTTGGCCAAGATACGGAAGGCGCCGCACCAACGAACAAATATCCACTAAAATATTCCCAAtgattacaaaataaaaattagcacCGATCACTGTCAGGTACGCTAAAACCTTTCCAGTAGGATGTAATTTATCTGAATATTGGTACGTAAAGAACAAGAGAAGAggcaatttgttttaattcaaCGTAAAAACGTACGAACCctgtgtactttttttttaattttcacaacTATTGgaatacattttcttttcgttcaagAGGAAACTAAATTTAAGGCTCTATTTTTCTGTCCACTAATTGACTAACtagggggtgcccatggcgcagcggtagcgcgagaaaacaccacaccacaggtgtgggatcgaatctcgagtctggcatcctccggtattacgaacggctgaccaccgatctataatataccgtctttcggtcacacaaactctcttcggagagaggccttgtcccacttggggatgtcgtgccacataaaaaaaaattgactaaCTTTTAAACTATAAAACTAGTAGGCGCTTTTTATGACGGGTATAGGAAGATacatttttgttatctttttgATACCGACATTTTCAtacgaaaatgcaaaaaactaGACAATGTGCAGCTATGCAATTAATAGTGATAaccagtggcgtctcgtgagaaaatgagatggttgtgcaccttcaaaaaaaGTCATACCTTCTAAGGTAACCATATAACGTGGTTTATTAGAACCAGTACGACACAACACACGAGGAAGAATTTGGTCAGGATGTTCAGTGATCAGGATgttctgcaatctttaattgctactaaTTGAATCTACCTGAAAAACGAGTTGCTGATGAAACGAGAGAGATGAAACAGCTCATCTACGATGTCCTGCTCAATGTTTATGTATACattgactggtaatttcacgctaaatagaacaattgcatgaaaaatctttcgattgaaattgtgtgCACCAGCAGTATTGCCCAGTACAGCATGCCTGCTTAGACATTTTTCaattagctttaaattgttggctatatttgcgtgtttgtttcttcgattttatttcaaagttttattttcttccaaatttacttcacgaacgtcaatatctactcgataaatatatccgcggTTAGGCAATGTCTGTGAAgaaaattcttatttggcaagtcaCACTCACCTCGGGTCCGGCCTGGGTACAATCtaatgtgcacaggaaaggtACCTATTCattgacaatttcacatggacgcattcaacacatgcacgagagaactaatgtgtacatatacgattggctagtgcactggcagaagtgcccacccgtaaacaaaactgattgactttccaactggatttgtctcttgctaataagaaaactagcgcttcttcaccgttcgtaATGAGAATGGAATTATGAGACTGTGGTTAAGAGAACTgctcttattt
Above is a window of Anopheles coustani unplaced genomic scaffold, idAnoCousDA_361_x.2 scaffold_12_ctg1, whole genome shotgun sequence DNA encoding:
- the LOC131271196 gene encoding uncharacterized protein LOC131271196, with translation MKNLAFVVVVIVAVVQVEAFTGLGPVKSKHNILEKCEENTERQRCKDCLTVDICSYDNFRLAQYRCKDVNPLKPYCTGKGECTDKLPAGDDCTGKDDLCPEEAGYYPDPTNCTRYLICDSNQKAYAQTCAVANNVYQQETASCILKRRSSDCFQVDCKAAKNLEKWFQYTPSPQFYFLCSAAGPFMSKCPENEIFDVNTKQCEFQCSSVGRFPYPGEEKKYYECVETSTSKIQKFEQTCPGTMIFKYDDEKPPNMAQSKKGDHNGYGEVIEWLFDLGVLS
- the LOC131271197 gene encoding uncharacterized protein LOC131271197, whose protein sequence is MTHGKPVCRGLRIDCGSCTSVMICNYQNQTVGGYDCASTDPTRPYCTKAGVCSSTIDDSCQIQSDLCPSTSKYYPDPANCANALYCNDEYYASKTSAPSSGYVFNYSSQTWSLRRSPADCFEINCFAAGKQNTWTAYKPDPKLSIYCGTYGPMIFECSGINYIFNESKKQCEFSCVKEGSFPHPTETKLYYLCLPTTNGKSNL
- the LOC131271198 gene encoding uncharacterized protein LOC131271198 encodes the protein MQFALLLSVICLIGEKSYAQVAEKKSVALNSRAFVRQNCDGIKNFICDSCTSRKPCFGVQEIDVSIPCGSDAYCTALTAGDRCGPIPSDECRASTASQPFTCSSSGVFPDPNNCNVYHVCLAVNSISNVYRCAPGYVFDITTFACLRQLSSTACVTVRCVVGSPAYVLYGTSRRYYAICDGQNLPAQVYRCPNGALFTFFSASLPYGECVYSCTGQGNYPNSNNPNSYFQCYISNGRLVYTEVDCPTNTVFNSTLRYCILSTQ
- the LOC131271199 gene encoding uncharacterized protein LOC131271199, with the protein product MYYHIASLSERVPNTRARRASGVCDGTKQIVCDSCTTLRVCLGPSQTVLCPTDQPYCIHGTTSDSCSNVPIADICDEDMQNSAVICSAVGKFPDASNCHIYHICANVGDTSSVYACPVGYVFNEAVQLCAKENVFSRCITLQCSANFVGNVRYGLSKRYFGFCAGSGQKPIVFQCPIGATFNFITGSTFGECVYRCPRPGNFPNSNDPATYFQCFWFNRRLLFNLVRCVGGKNYNPTLGYCG